In Pseudomonas fluorescens, a genomic segment contains:
- a CDS encoding chloride channel protein, with protein sequence MPSTFRSSLILALVVVFTGIGAGLGGMLLALLLHGIQHLAYGYSLDSLVGHETFLRGVTAAPPERRLQVLVVCGLVAGLGWWAVYRYGRPLVSIKQAVSSTMPIMPPKTTLAHALLQIVTVALGSPLGREVAPREVGALAGSWLSQRARLTPDMHRLIVACGAGAGLAAVYNVPLGGAVFVLEVLVGAFSWPAALIALATSAIGAAVAWIGLGAEAQYVVPHFVLSPALIAWAVVCGPLFGMAAYGFTRLTGAARANAARGWRLPVLCLINFTLIGGLAMLLPQILGNGKGPAQLGFDNELTIGLAALLLLVKVLITTSSLRAGAEGGLLTPGLANGALLAIILGGAWSLAWPGVPLGAFAIIGAAAFLAASMSMPLTAIVLVAEFTRIEHDFLVPIILAVVGAVCVSKLCQRWESAGKKPAQAPSCAL encoded by the coding sequence ATGCCGTCCACGTTTCGCTCATCGTTGATTCTGGCCCTGGTGGTCGTGTTCACCGGCATTGGCGCCGGCCTGGGCGGGATGCTCCTGGCGTTGCTGCTGCATGGCATTCAACACCTGGCCTACGGCTACAGCCTCGACAGCCTGGTCGGGCATGAAACCTTTCTGCGGGGTGTCACTGCCGCGCCCCCCGAGCGGCGCTTGCAGGTGTTGGTGGTGTGCGGCCTGGTCGCCGGCCTGGGTTGGTGGGCCGTGTATCGCTATGGTCGCCCGCTGGTGAGCATCAAGCAGGCGGTGTCATCCACGATGCCGATCATGCCGCCCAAGACCACCCTCGCCCACGCCCTGTTGCAGATCGTCACCGTGGCGCTGGGATCGCCCCTGGGCCGTGAAGTGGCGCCGCGCGAGGTCGGCGCACTGGCCGGCAGTTGGTTGTCGCAACGCGCGCGGCTGACCCCGGATATGCACCGTTTGATCGTTGCCTGTGGCGCGGGCGCGGGCCTGGCGGCGGTGTACAACGTGCCGCTGGGCGGCGCGGTGTTTGTGCTGGAGGTGCTGGTGGGCGCGTTCAGTTGGCCCGCGGCGCTGATCGCCCTGGCGACCTCGGCCATTGGTGCGGCCGTGGCCTGGATCGGGTTGGGAGCGGAGGCGCAGTACGTGGTGCCGCATTTTGTCCTGAGCCCGGCATTGATCGCCTGGGCCGTGGTCTGCGGGCCGCTGTTTGGCATGGCCGCCTACGGTTTCACGCGCCTGACCGGCGCCGCGCGGGCGAACGCCGCGCGCGGCTGGCGCCTGCCGGTGCTGTGCTTGATTAATTTCACGCTCATCGGCGGCCTGGCGATGCTGCTGCCGCAAATCCTCGGCAATGGCAAAGGCCCGGCGCAATTGGGCTTCGACAATGAACTGACGATCGGCCTGGCCGCGCTGTTGCTGCTGGTCAAGGTCCTGATCACCACCAGCAGCCTGCGCGCCGGAGCCGAGGGCGGGCTGTTGACGCCCGGCCTGGCCAACGGCGCGCTACTGGCGATTATCCTCGGCGGCGCCTGGAGCCTGGCGTGGCCGGGGGTACCGTTGGGGGCTTTCGCGATCATCGGCGCGGCCGCTTTCCTGGCCGCCAGCATGAGCATGCCGCTGACAGCGATCGTGCTGGTGGCGGAATTCACCCGTATCGAGCATGACTTCCTGGTACCGATTATTCTCGCGGTGGTGGGTGCGGTCTGCGTGAGCAAGCTGTGCCAACGCTGGGAAAGTGCTGGAAAAAAGCCGGCCCAAGCGCCATCCTGCGCGCTTTAA
- a CDS encoding UPF0149 family protein: MLTHPLTPADFEFIEDTLLQYGDDHSVLNLAELDGYFTALVSSPAQVDIAEWFPAIWGGQNPDWESAEQAKQFLELCVRHMNALATQLATDAQGFKARFDDTEHQGQTVTLAEEWCFGYIRGAAIGNWPDLPAEQAANLEKISWCAEQDNFELPADLDVQAHQQRASAIEPAARALHDYWLAQR, encoded by the coding sequence ATGCTCACCCACCCCCTCACCCCCGCCGATTTCGAATTTATCGAAGACACCCTGCTCCAGTACGGCGATGACCATTCGGTGCTGAACCTGGCTGAGCTCGACGGCTACTTCACGGCCTTGGTGTCCAGCCCGGCGCAGGTGGATATCGCCGAATGGTTTCCGGCGATCTGGGGTGGGCAAAACCCGGACTGGGAAAGCGCCGAGCAAGCCAAGCAGTTCCTCGAACTGTGCGTACGCCATATGAACGCCCTCGCCACACAGTTGGCCACCGATGCCCAGGGTTTCAAGGCGCGCTTCGATGACACCGAGCATCAGGGGCAAACCGTGACCCTCGCCGAAGAATGGTGCTTTGGCTATATCCGCGGTGCCGCGATCGGCAACTGGCCGGACCTGCCCGCTGAACAGGCCGCGAACCTGGAGAAAATCTCCTGGTGCGCCGAACAGGACAACTTCGAGTTGCCGGCCGACCTCGATGTACAGGCCCATCAGCAGCGCGCCAGCGCAATCGAACCGGCCGCCCGGGCGCTGCACGATTACTGGCTCGCCCAGCGCTAA
- a CDS encoding NAD(P)H-dependent oxidoreductase encodes MHALIVVAHHDPQSLTHAVAAQVAAGLTAAGHSFEIADLAAEGFDPRYAAADHLVHRIRATPPADVLAEQARIDRADALVIAFPIYWWSMPALLKGWVDRVFVNGWAIDYGPATPVVKKLRHLRVHLLALGAADESAFDRHGYAKAMRTQIDYGIFDYCGAQVVTSELLLESEDGAATAHLQTAKAVGQRLFEAETVAV; translated from the coding sequence ATGCACGCACTCATCGTCGTTGCCCATCACGACCCACAATCGCTCACCCACGCCGTGGCCGCGCAGGTGGCTGCCGGGCTGACTGCGGCGGGCCACAGCTTCGAAATCGCCGACCTCGCCGCCGAAGGCTTCGACCCGCGCTACGCCGCCGCCGATCACCTGGTGCACCGTATCCGCGCTACGCCGCCGGCCGACGTATTGGCCGAACAAGCGCGCATCGACCGTGCCGATGCGCTGGTGATAGCGTTCCCGATCTACTGGTGGTCCATGCCGGCGTTGCTCAAGGGCTGGGTCGACCGCGTTTTCGTCAACGGCTGGGCAATCGACTACGGCCCCGCCACGCCCGTGGTGAAAAAGCTGCGCCACTTGCGTGTGCACCTGCTGGCCCTAGGCGCCGCCGATGAAAGCGCCTTTGATCGACATGGCTATGCCAAGGCGATGCGCACGCAAATCGACTACGGGATCTTTGATTACTGCGGGGCCCAGGTGGTGACGTCGGAGCTGTTGCTGGAGTCGGAAGATGGCGCGGCGACCGCGCATCTGCAAACGGCCAAGGCGGTGGGGCAGAGACTGTTCGAGGCCGAGACGGTTGCCGTTTGA
- the aroA gene encoding 3-phosphoshikimate 1-carboxyvinyltransferase codes for MSSQKTVTVTPPNFPLTGKVAPPGSKSITNRALLLAALATGTSRLSGALKSDDTRHMSVALRQMGVIIDEPDDTTFVVTGSGKLQLPAQPLFLGNAGTAMRFLTAAVATVQGTVVLDGDDYMQKRPIGPLLATLRENGIQVESPTGCPPVTVHGVGKVQAKRFEIDGGLSSQYVSALLMLAACGKAPIEVALTGKDIGARGYVDLTLDCMRAFGAQVEVVDDTTWRVAPTGYTAHDYLIEPDASAATYLWAAEVLTGGRIDIGVAAQDFTQPDAKAQAVIAQFPHMQATVVGSQMQDAIPTLAVLAAFNNTPVRFTELANLRVKECDRVQALHDGLNEIRPGLASIEGDDLLVAADPALAGTSCNALIDTHADHRIAMCFALAGLKVSGIRIQDPDCVAKTYPEYWKALGSLGVALTY; via the coding sequence TTGAGTTCGCAGAAAACCGTGACCGTTACACCGCCCAATTTCCCCCTCACTGGCAAGGTCGCGCCCCCCGGCTCCAAATCCATTACCAACCGCGCCCTGCTGCTGGCGGCCCTGGCCACCGGCACCAGTCGCCTGAGCGGCGCACTGAAGAGTGATGACACCCGGCACATGTCGGTGGCCCTACGCCAAATGGGCGTGATCATCGATGAGCCGGACGACACCACCTTCGTGGTCACCGGTTCAGGCAAGCTGCAATTGCCGGCGCAACCGCTGTTCCTCGGCAACGCCGGCACCGCCATGCGCTTCCTCACCGCCGCCGTGGCCACCGTGCAAGGCACCGTGGTGCTGGACGGCGACGACTACATGCAAAAACGCCCGATCGGCCCGCTGCTGGCGACCCTGCGTGAGAACGGCATCCAGGTCGAGAGCCCGACCGGCTGCCCCCCGGTGACCGTGCACGGCGTCGGCAAGGTCCAGGCCAAGCGCTTCGAGATCGATGGCGGCTTGTCCAGCCAGTACGTCTCGGCCCTGCTGATGCTCGCAGCCTGCGGCAAAGCGCCGATTGAAGTGGCGCTGACCGGCAAGGATATCGGCGCCCGTGGGTATGTGGACCTGACCCTGGACTGCATGCGTGCGTTCGGCGCGCAGGTCGAGGTGGTCGACGACACGACCTGGCGCGTGGCCCCCACCGGCTACACCGCCCATGACTACCTGATCGAGCCCGACGCTTCCGCCGCCACGTACCTGTGGGCTGCCGAAGTGTTGACCGGCGGCCGCATCGACATCGGCGTGGCCGCGCAGGACTTCACCCAGCCGGACGCCAAGGCCCAGGCCGTGATTGCCCAGTTCCCGCACATGCAGGCCACGGTGGTCGGTTCGCAGATGCAGGATGCGATCCCCACCCTGGCCGTGCTGGCCGCGTTCAACAACACCCCGGTACGCTTCACCGAACTGGCCAACCTGCGGGTCAAGGAATGTGATCGGGTGCAGGCGCTGCATGACGGCCTGAACGAGATTCGTCCGGGCCTGGCGAGCATTGAAGGCGACGACTTGCTGGTCGCCGCCGACCCGGCGTTGGCCGGCACGTCGTGCAACGCCCTGATCGACACCCACGCCGACCATCGCATTGCCATGTGCTTTGCCCTCGCCGGGCTGAAGGTCTCGGGCATCAGGATTCAAGACCCGGACTGCGTGGCCAAGACCTATCCTGAGTACTGGAAGGCCTTGGGCAGCCTCGGTGTGGCGCTGACTTACTGA
- a CDS encoding TetR/AcrR family transcriptional regulator, which yields MSSLESPAPRRRLSREDRLRQLLDVAWQLVREEGTEALTLGRLAELAGVTKPVVYDHFVTRAGLLAALYEDFDGRQTQVFAEALDASSATLEERAGVIASCYVDCVLLQGREIPGVIAALSSSPELEALKRKYEAIFLDKCRAALAPFGQVSQAGLRAMLGAAEALSHAAASGEISREEAQQELLATILAMVNRSRS from the coding sequence ATGTCAAGCCTTGAATCCCCTGCCCCACGTCGTCGCCTGTCCCGTGAAGATCGCCTGCGCCAATTATTGGATGTGGCCTGGCAACTGGTGCGCGAGGAAGGCACCGAAGCGCTGACCCTGGGCCGCCTGGCGGAACTGGCGGGCGTGACCAAGCCGGTGGTCTACGACCATTTCGTCACCCGCGCCGGGTTGCTCGCCGCGCTGTATGAAGACTTCGACGGGCGTCAGACCCAGGTGTTTGCCGAGGCCCTCGACGCCAGCAGCGCGACCTTGGAAGAGCGCGCAGGGGTGATTGCCTCGTGCTATGTCGATTGCGTGTTATTGCAGGGCCGGGAAATTCCGGGGGTGATTGCGGCACTGAGCAGCTCGCCGGAGCTGGAAGCGCTCAAGCGCAAATACGAGGCGATCTTTCTCGACAAATGCCGCGCCGCGCTGGCGCCCTTTGGCCAGGTATCACAGGCAGGATTGCGGGCGATGCTGGGTGCCGCGGAAGCGTTGTCCCACGCAGCCGCCAGTGGCGAAATCAGCCGTGAAGAGGCGCAACAGGAGTTGCTGGCGACGATTCTGGCGATGGTCAATCGCTCACGGAGCTGA
- a CDS encoding class II histone deacetylase, producing the protein MSRKSAFFFDELSLWHSAGLHALTLPVGGWVQPPAAAGHAESPETKRRLKSLLDVSGLTRHLQVQSANPATHEDLLRVHTPGYLQRFKAMSDAGGGELGQNAPIGPDSYEIARLSAGLAMAAVDAVLSGEVDNAYSLSRPPGHHCLADSAMGFCFLANIAIAIEAAKAQRGLGKVAVIDWDVHHGNGTQSIFEERADVLTISLHQDGCFPAGYSGEADRGRGAGLGANINIPLPPGSGHEAYLYAMQRIVMPALERFEPELIIVACGYDANAVDPLARMLLHSDSFRQMTRCVRKAAERLCQGRLVLVHEGGYSEAYVPFCGLAAIEELAGVRTEVADPMLEFVQLQQPKEALAAFQRHWIDALAEAR; encoded by the coding sequence ATGAGCCGAAAAAGTGCATTTTTCTTCGACGAACTCAGCCTTTGGCACAGCGCTGGACTGCACGCCTTGACCTTGCCCGTAGGAGGTTGGGTGCAACCGCCTGCCGCTGCCGGCCACGCCGAATCGCCGGAAACCAAACGCCGGTTGAAGAGCCTGCTGGACGTTTCCGGCCTGACCCGACACCTGCAGGTACAAAGCGCCAATCCGGCAACGCATGAGGACCTGCTGCGGGTGCATACGCCTGGCTACCTGCAACGTTTCAAGGCCATGAGCGATGCCGGGGGCGGCGAATTGGGGCAGAACGCGCCCATCGGGCCCGACAGTTATGAAATAGCCAGACTCTCCGCCGGCCTGGCCATGGCCGCGGTGGACGCGGTGCTGTCCGGCGAGGTCGACAATGCCTATTCCCTGTCACGCCCACCGGGCCACCACTGCCTCGCCGACAGCGCCATGGGCTTCTGCTTCCTGGCCAATATCGCCATCGCCATCGAGGCCGCCAAAGCCCAGCGTGGATTGGGCAAAGTCGCGGTGATCGACTGGGACGTGCACCACGGCAACGGTACGCAATCCATCTTCGAAGAGCGTGCCGACGTGCTGACCATTTCGCTGCATCAAGACGGCTGCTTTCCTGCGGGTTACAGCGGTGAAGCCGATCGCGGCCGTGGCGCGGGATTGGGAGCGAATATCAATATTCCGTTGCCCCCCGGCAGCGGTCATGAGGCTTACCTCTACGCGATGCAGCGCATCGTGATGCCGGCGCTGGAGCGTTTTGAGCCAGAGTTGATCATCGTCGCCTGCGGTTACGACGCCAACGCCGTCGACCCGCTGGCCCGGATGCTGTTGCACAGCGACTCGTTCCGGCAAATGACCCGCTGCGTGCGCAAAGCCGCCGAACGCCTGTGTCAAGGCCGTCTCGTGCTGGTGCATGAAGGCGGGTATTCCGAAGCGTATGTGCCGTTTTGCGGATTAGCCGCCATTGAGGAACTGGCGGGCGTCCGGACTGAAGTGGCTGATCCCATGCTGGAATTTGTGCAGTTGCAGCAACCGAAGGAAGCGCTTGCGGCGTTTCAGCGGCACTGGATCGATGCGCTGGCCGAAGCACGCTGA
- a CDS encoding helix-turn-helix transcriptional regulator: MSRHDHGHASLLEAFSAITLELQRLAQNKDIEHFHHAALSCISQLLPFDSAWWGRAALIDGLPEEHHSYLYKLPRSYLPDWQSIRHIDVTVGKVHDNLGQAVIVDMRNPASGPGLNWLGELYGIGQLLCVAYVDPQTHLSDHLTVYRAPDAPCFTGQDCLLLNNLMLHLVAAVSANQIRTLVAMRETLTSPRNLALAVCDQRGTLHCAERGFVDLLLSEWPDWTGPCLPVAMDAQGYEGKHLQVEASTVGDLFLLAARSRTVLVQLSPRENDVAQGFGEGKTYKEVARDLGMSPNTVRHHIRAIYSKLGVKDKARIAHLLHAPPD, from the coding sequence ATGAGCCGTCATGATCATGGACATGCCAGCCTCCTGGAAGCGTTCAGCGCGATAACACTGGAGCTTCAGCGCCTGGCGCAGAACAAAGATATCGAGCATTTCCATCACGCCGCGCTGAGCTGCATCAGCCAACTGTTGCCCTTCGACAGTGCCTGGTGGGGCCGTGCGGCACTGATTGACGGGTTGCCTGAAGAACACCACTCCTACCTCTACAAATTGCCCCGCAGCTACCTGCCGGACTGGCAATCGATTCGTCATATCGACGTGACCGTCGGCAAGGTCCACGACAACCTGGGACAAGCGGTCATCGTCGACATGCGCAACCCCGCCAGCGGTCCTGGGCTCAACTGGCTCGGCGAGCTGTATGGCATTGGCCAATTGCTGTGCGTTGCGTACGTCGACCCGCAAACCCACCTCAGTGATCACCTCACGGTCTATCGCGCTCCCGACGCACCGTGCTTTACCGGTCAGGATTGCCTGTTGCTGAACAACCTCATGCTGCATCTGGTAGCGGCGGTATCGGCCAATCAGATCCGCACCCTGGTGGCCATGCGCGAAACCCTCACCAGCCCGCGCAATCTGGCGCTCGCCGTATGCGACCAGCGCGGCACACTGCACTGCGCGGAACGTGGCTTCGTCGACTTGCTGCTGAGCGAATGGCCGGACTGGACCGGCCCTTGCCTACCGGTGGCGATGGACGCCCAGGGGTATGAAGGCAAGCACTTGCAGGTCGAGGCTTCGACGGTCGGTGACCTGTTCCTGCTGGCAGCCCGCAGCCGCACGGTGCTGGTGCAACTGAGCCCACGGGAAAACGATGTGGCCCAGGGCTTCGGCGAAGGCAAGACCTACAAGGAAGTCGCCCGCGATCTGGGCATGTCACCCAATACCGTGCGCCACCACATCCGCGCCATCTACAGCAAACTCGGGGTCAAGGACAAAGCCCGAATAGCTCATCTGCTGCACGCCCCGCCTGACTGA
- a CDS encoding transporter, whose product MTRTFTRNTALALISGLSSLHAGAADLNARDFFGAPSGTTLGVLYLPASRAGDFHGPADSTGKADLKVNAVAYRQVFFTDICGTLCTPQFIVPFADINARLPGASQHTGESGFGDPQVGGTVFFINDPASRTYSGLLSLITLPVGEYHSNHPDVSPGANRWGATFVYNYTQGIGEKWVLEANLEAQLYGKNDDYFGSDLKQDPLYRLQAFASYDFTPSTYGALRLIHADGGELRINDQRIDDTHKRYTQVGFEVGHWLDQQNQLMFSLSQNVATDNGYHGTDALLRLVHVF is encoded by the coding sequence ATGACCAGGACCTTCACCCGCAACACCGCACTGGCCCTCATCAGTGGTCTGTCGAGCCTGCACGCTGGCGCTGCCGACCTCAACGCCCGGGATTTTTTTGGCGCGCCCTCGGGCACCACCCTGGGCGTACTGTATTTGCCGGCAAGCCGCGCCGGCGATTTCCACGGCCCGGCCGACAGCACCGGCAAGGCCGACCTGAAGGTCAACGCTGTGGCTTATCGCCAGGTCTTTTTCACCGACATCTGCGGCACGCTCTGCACGCCACAGTTCATCGTGCCCTTCGCCGACATCAACGCCCGCCTGCCGGGTGCCAGCCAGCACACTGGAGAAAGCGGATTCGGTGATCCTCAGGTCGGCGGCACAGTGTTCTTCATCAACGACCCCGCCTCGCGCACCTACAGCGGACTGCTGAGCCTGATTACCCTGCCGGTGGGTGAGTACCACAGCAACCATCCAGATGTGTCGCCCGGCGCCAATCGCTGGGGCGCCACCTTCGTTTACAACTACACCCAGGGCATCGGTGAAAAATGGGTGCTGGAAGCCAACCTCGAAGCCCAGCTTTATGGCAAGAACGACGACTACTTCGGCAGCGACCTGAAACAGGACCCGCTGTATCGACTGCAAGCCTTTGCCTCCTACGACTTCACCCCAAGCACCTATGGCGCGTTGCGACTGATCCACGCCGATGGCGGCGAGCTGCGCATCAATGACCAGCGCATCGACGACACCCACAAGCGCTACACCCAGGTGGGTTTCGAAGTCGGTCATTGGCTCGATCAACAGAATCAATTGATGTTCAGCCTCTCGCAGAACGTCGCCACCGACAACGGCTATCACGGCACCGACGCGCTGCTGCGCCTGGTCCATGTGTTCTGA
- a CDS encoding MFS transporter produces MNTQTKPLPHQRSLASSQLALLAAIVLFAAITPTILMTAPAVAAQLATQWQLSASQIGDLFSTELGAMSLATLPALWWLKRVDWRRAALAAGVVFIAANLLSILAHDYPMLLALRFCSALAGGSLMIICLSSAASTSNPGRVYGLWVMGQLVVGALGLSILPRLFEHYGLSACYLILAGLMTVFLPLARYFPQGSPPPAKVAERVALASKWKAALGILGILSFYISLSGVWTFIGSISTRAGLSAESSGEILAIATMTGIVGAGCASLIGNRLPRLLLLLLGYAVMAGSVLLLLGQPDMLRFALAALLFKFTWTFILPLILACLADLDRSGKLMNASNLVIGGGLAIGPSVAGRLIEASGDFQSLLIGGACITLLSLVLILSCRPSA; encoded by the coding sequence ATGAACACCCAGACCAAACCGCTGCCCCATCAGCGTTCCCTCGCTTCATCGCAACTGGCATTGCTGGCCGCCATTGTGCTGTTTGCCGCCATCACCCCGACCATCCTCATGACCGCACCGGCAGTGGCGGCGCAACTGGCGACTCAATGGCAGTTGAGCGCCTCACAGATCGGCGATCTGTTCTCCACTGAACTGGGTGCCATGAGCCTGGCCACCCTGCCCGCGCTCTGGTGGCTCAAACGTGTCGACTGGCGCCGCGCCGCATTGGCGGCCGGGGTTGTGTTTATTGCAGCCAACCTGTTGTCGATACTGGCCCACGATTACCCGATGCTTCTGGCATTGCGCTTCTGCAGCGCCCTGGCCGGCGGTTCATTGATGATTATCTGCCTGTCCAGCGCGGCCTCGACGTCCAACCCCGGACGCGTCTATGGCTTATGGGTGATGGGGCAACTGGTGGTCGGGGCGCTGGGTTTGAGCATCCTGCCACGCCTGTTCGAACACTACGGGCTGTCGGCCTGTTACTTGATCCTCGCCGGACTGATGACCGTTTTTCTGCCACTGGCTCGTTATTTCCCCCAGGGCAGCCCGCCGCCTGCAAAAGTCGCCGAGCGAGTAGCCCTCGCCTCGAAGTGGAAGGCCGCACTGGGCATTCTTGGCATCCTGAGTTTTTACATCAGCCTGAGCGGCGTCTGGACCTTTATCGGTTCCATCAGCACACGCGCCGGCCTCTCTGCCGAGTCCAGCGGCGAGATCCTTGCCATCGCCACGATGACAGGCATTGTCGGCGCCGGTTGTGCCTCGCTGATCGGCAATCGTCTGCCACGCCTGCTGTTGCTGCTGCTCGGTTATGCGGTGATGGCAGGCTCGGTGCTGTTGTTGCTGGGCCAACCCGACATGCTGCGTTTTGCATTGGCCGCGCTGCTGTTCAAGTTCACCTGGACCTTCATCCTGCCGTTGATTCTGGCCTGCCTGGCCGACCTCGACCGCTCCGGAAAACTGATGAACGCCTCCAACCTGGTGATCGGTGGCGGCCTGGCCATCGGCCCGAGTGTGGCTGGGCGGCTGATCGAAGCCAGTGGCGACTTTCAATCGCTGCTGATCGGCGGGGCCTGCATCACCTTGCTGTCACTGGTGTTGATTCTGAGTTGCCGCCCTAGCGCATGA
- a CDS encoding p-hydroxyphenylacetate 3-hydroxylase reductase component translates to MSDKFSASFDPRAFRRALGNFATGVTVVTAADASGRKVGVTANSFNSVSLDPPLVLWSIDKRSNSHEVFEEASHFAVNVLAADQIDLSNNFARPKENRFAEIEYESGEGGSPVFADCAARFHCEKYQQVDGGDHWIMIGKVVAFDDFGRSPLLYHQGAYSMVLPHTRMTQRDENQAPSSHFQGRLSHNLYYLMTQAVRAYQSSYQPRQLSTGLRTSEARMLMVLENDARLSPNDLLREVAMPVREIDEAVANLKRKGLVNDDDNGVRLTAAGIEQTEDLWAIAQAQQEKVFAEFSEAQIETFKTVLKRLISHC, encoded by the coding sequence ATGTCTGATAAATTTTCTGCGTCTTTCGACCCTCGCGCCTTTCGCCGGGCCCTGGGCAACTTTGCCACTGGCGTCACCGTGGTGACGGCGGCCGACGCCAGCGGGCGCAAGGTCGGTGTGACGGCCAACAGTTTCAACTCGGTGTCCCTTGACCCTCCGTTGGTGCTGTGGAGTATCGACAAACGTTCCAACAGCCATGAGGTGTTCGAGGAGGCCAGTCATTTTGCCGTCAACGTGCTGGCGGCGGACCAGATCGACCTCTCCAATAACTTCGCCCGACCCAAGGAGAATCGCTTCGCCGAGATCGAGTACGAATCGGGGGAGGGCGGCTCGCCAGTGTTTGCCGACTGCGCGGCTCGTTTTCATTGCGAGAAGTACCAGCAGGTCGACGGTGGTGACCATTGGATCATGATTGGCAAGGTGGTGGCGTTCGACGATTTCGGTCGCTCGCCGTTGCTGTATCACCAGGGGGCTTACTCCATGGTCTTGCCCCATACCCGAATGACCCAGCGCGATGAAAACCAGGCCCCGAGCAGCCATTTCCAGGGGCGTCTCAGCCATAACCTGTATTACTTGATGACCCAGGCGGTGCGCGCCTACCAGTCCAGCTACCAGCCTCGGCAACTGTCCACTGGCCTGCGTACCAGCGAGGCGCGCATGCTGATGGTGCTGGAAAACGACGCCAGGCTGAGCCCCAATGATCTGTTGCGTGAGGTGGCGATGCCTGTTCGGGAAATCGATGAGGCCGTCGCCAACCTCAAGCGCAAGGGGCTGGTAAACGACGATGACAACGGCGTACGTCTGACGGCGGCCGGTATCGAGCAGACCGAAGACCTTTGGGCGATCGCGCAGGCGCAACAAGAGAAAGTCTTTGCCGAATTCAGCGAAGCGCAGATCGAAACGTTCAAGACCGTGTTGAAGCGACTGATCAGCCACTGCTGA
- a CDS encoding IS110 family transposase encodes MSESALIGIDLGKHNFHLLGQDKSGREVFRKKLSRAQMMRFFGNLPSCVVVTEACAGSHFIARQLAAMGHTTKLISPQFVRPFVKGNKNDFIDAEAICEAASRPSMRFVTPKTESQQTLSVLHRMRESLVHDRTKTANQMHGFLLEFGISLPKGSAIMKRLAAVLAEHELPVRLTVLLQRLHDHFVYLDEQIKELDKQLACQLADDDLGSRLLSMPCVGPITASLLAVEMGDGKQYRCSRDFAASVGLVPRQYSTGGKANLLGISKRGDKHLRQLLVQCSRVYMQRLDHQKGALADWVRALLRRRHSNVVACALANKLARIAWAIAAHHAQYEAGPDALNA; translated from the coding sequence ATGAGCGAGTCAGCGCTGATCGGGATCGATCTCGGCAAACATAATTTCCACCTTCTGGGCCAAGACAAATCGGGCCGCGAGGTGTTTCGCAAAAAGCTCTCGCGAGCGCAGATGATGCGGTTCTTCGGCAACTTGCCGAGCTGCGTCGTGGTAACGGAAGCCTGTGCCGGCTCTCACTTCATCGCCCGTCAGCTTGCGGCGATGGGGCATACGACCAAGTTGATTTCACCGCAGTTTGTCCGCCCTTTCGTCAAGGGCAACAAAAATGACTTTATCGACGCAGAGGCCATTTGCGAGGCGGCTTCCCGTCCGTCCATGCGCTTCGTTACGCCTAAAACCGAGTCTCAGCAAACCCTGTCTGTCCTGCATCGCATGCGCGAGTCGTTGGTGCATGACCGCACCAAGACAGCCAATCAGATGCACGGTTTCCTGCTGGAATTTGGCATCAGCCTGCCCAAAGGCTCAGCCATCATGAAGCGTTTGGCAGCTGTTTTGGCCGAGCATGAGCTGCCTGTGCGGCTGACAGTGCTGTTGCAACGCCTGCACGATCACTTCGTTTACCTGGATGAACAGATCAAGGAACTGGACAAACAACTGGCTTGCCAGCTGGCCGACGATGATCTGGGGAGCCGTTTGCTTAGCATGCCGTGTGTCGGTCCGATCACCGCCAGCCTTCTGGCTGTAGAAATGGGCGATGGCAAGCAATACCGATGCAGTCGCGATTTTGCGGCTTCAGTGGGCTTGGTGCCGCGACAGTACAGCACGGGCGGCAAAGCCAATTTGTTGGGGATCAGCAAGCGGGGTGACAAGCACCTGCGGCAACTGCTGGTGCAATGCTCCAGGGTTTACATGCAGAGGCTGGATCATCAGAAGGGGGCTTTGGCCGACTGGGTGCGAGCGCTGCTGCGCCGACGACACTCGAATGTGGTGGCCTGTGCCCTGGCCAACAAACTGGCGCGTATCGCTTGGGCGATAGCGGCTCACCATGCGCAATATGAAGCAGGGCCAGACGCCTTGAACGCCTGA